One Mycolicibacterium goodii genomic region harbors:
- a CDS encoding LLM class F420-dependent oxidoreductase, giving the protein MRLGVILPQTEIGADVGAVRTYVTEVARLGFEHLSAPEHVVGADPRVHPGWNAPFDVSTTFHEPFVLFGYIAALTPLELVTGVVVLPQRQTVLAAKQAVELDLMTNGRFRLGVGVGWNAVEYEALGMPFSRRGARIEEQVVLMRKLWSQRSVTNHSMYEQVTGAGLSPRPIQQPIPVWFGADSAPAYRRIGRLGDGWFPQMPPGAELDAAKSIIEDSARQAGRDPASIGMEGRVTWTPAGVDKVVEDIRDWRYVGASHVSLNTMGAGFACVDDHIAALVEVAAALNL; this is encoded by the coding sequence ATGCGACTCGGGGTAATCCTGCCCCAGACTGAGATCGGCGCCGATGTCGGCGCTGTTCGGACGTATGTCACGGAGGTAGCACGACTGGGTTTTGAACACCTGTCGGCACCTGAGCATGTCGTAGGGGCCGATCCGCGGGTGCACCCCGGTTGGAATGCGCCGTTCGATGTCTCCACGACTTTCCACGAGCCGTTCGTACTGTTCGGCTACATCGCTGCCCTCACCCCACTTGAACTTGTAACAGGCGTTGTCGTCCTGCCGCAGCGCCAGACCGTACTTGCCGCGAAGCAGGCCGTTGAGCTCGACTTGATGACCAATGGACGGTTCCGTCTCGGAGTCGGGGTCGGCTGGAACGCCGTCGAATACGAGGCCCTCGGGATGCCGTTCTCACGCCGTGGTGCACGCATCGAAGAGCAGGTCGTTCTGATGCGCAAGCTCTGGAGCCAGCGCAGCGTCACCAATCACTCGATGTACGAGCAGGTGACCGGCGCAGGCCTTTCGCCGCGGCCGATTCAACAGCCAATCCCGGTTTGGTTCGGTGCCGACAGCGCGCCGGCCTACCGCCGCATCGGCAGGCTCGGAGATGGTTGGTTTCCGCAGATGCCGCCAGGTGCGGAATTGGATGCAGCGAAGAGCATCATCGAGGACTCGGCACGGCAGGCCGGACGTGATCCGGCCAGTATCGGAATGGAAGGCCGGGTGACCTGGACGCCGGCAGGTGTGGACAAGGTTGTCGAAGATATACGCGATTGGCGGTATGTAGGGGCCAGTCACGTCTCGCTCAACACGATGGGTGCGGGGTTCGCGTGCGTCGATGACCACATCGCCGCATTGGTGGAAGTGGCTGCCGCGCTGAACTTGTGA
- a CDS encoding glucose 1-dehydrogenase, whose amino-acid sequence MQALTVQPGKAGTLAVGEVEEPDPGPGELLVDGLAIGVCGTDKEIVAGQYGWPPPGRESMVIGHESLGRVAVAPPNSAFSPGDLVVGVVRRPDPVPCRACAHGEFDMCRNGRYTERGIKEIDGYGSQRWSVETDYAVTLDEALAEVGMLMEPATIVAKAWEQVRRVGQRAYFEPQRALILGAGPIGLLAALLSVQQGLDTHILDRVTDGPKPGIAAALGATYHHNDIDDVAARLEPDVVIEATGAGPLVFGAIANTATYGIVCLTGVSPAGRKLRIDAGTINRELVLENDAVVGSVNANLRHYRQAADALGKADKDWLASLITRRIPLQRAQEAFAAHSDDVKVVITLDGSS is encoded by the coding sequence ATGCAGGCGCTGACAGTACAGCCGGGCAAAGCCGGAACACTCGCCGTAGGCGAAGTCGAAGAGCCCGACCCTGGGCCTGGAGAACTGCTGGTGGACGGACTGGCGATCGGCGTGTGCGGTACGGACAAGGAGATCGTCGCAGGCCAGTACGGGTGGCCGCCTCCCGGTCGTGAGTCCATGGTGATCGGCCACGAATCGCTCGGCCGCGTGGCGGTCGCGCCGCCGAACAGCGCCTTCTCGCCCGGCGATCTTGTCGTCGGGGTGGTGCGCCGTCCTGATCCGGTGCCGTGTCGTGCCTGCGCGCACGGTGAGTTCGACATGTGCCGCAACGGCCGGTACACCGAACGTGGGATCAAAGAGATCGACGGTTACGGCAGTCAACGTTGGTCGGTCGAGACCGACTACGCGGTTACCCTCGATGAGGCGCTCGCCGAGGTCGGAATGCTCATGGAGCCGGCGACGATCGTCGCCAAAGCTTGGGAGCAGGTACGGCGCGTGGGGCAGCGGGCCTACTTCGAGCCCCAACGCGCGTTGATCTTGGGTGCCGGACCCATCGGACTACTTGCCGCCCTGCTGTCGGTGCAGCAGGGACTCGACACCCACATCCTCGACCGCGTCACCGACGGGCCCAAACCCGGCATCGCCGCGGCACTGGGAGCGACGTATCACCACAATGACATCGACGACGTCGCCGCCCGACTGGAACCGGACGTGGTGATCGAGGCGACGGGTGCCGGGCCTTTGGTCTTCGGTGCCATCGCCAACACCGCCACCTACGGCATCGTGTGCCTCACCGGGGTATCGCCCGCCGGACGGAAGCTGAGAATCGACGCGGGCACCATCAATCGCGAACTCGTCTTGGAAAACGATGCCGTGGTCGGGTCGGTCAACGCGAACCTGCGCCACTACCGACAGGCGGCCGACGCACTGGGAAAGGCCGACAAGGACTGGCTGGCGAGCCTCATCACCCGGCGAATTCCGTTGCAGCGAGCCCAAGAGGCGTTCGCCGCTCACTCCGATGATGTGAAAGTGGTCATCACACTCGACGGCTCGAGCTGA
- a CDS encoding amino acid permease — protein sequence MTRRTKPLDQAIADTHNPDSRLRRDLTWWDLTVFGVSVVIGVGIFTLTASTAGNVAGPAIAVSFVIAAVACGLAAMCYAEFASAVPVAGSAYTFSYIVFGELVAWILGWDLILELVVAAAVIARSWSGYLGTVLGVGRLTTDFLATPIDWGAVLIVAAVTALLAFGAKVSAKVSLVITVVKVSVVVLVIVVGAFYIRVANYFPFIPPAEYTGDRAEQSVLSLITNAGSSHYGWYGLLAGASIVFFSFIGFDIVATTAEETRRPQRDVPRGILASLLFVTVLYIAVVVVLTGMVKYTTLRAAGDDANLATAFTANGMNWTAHIISLGALAGLTTVQIVVLFGQARLLLAMSRDGLIPRWLARTSRRGAPVRITMLGGTVVAAVAALFPIERLAEMVNIGSLFAFTLVSAGVIWLRRARPDLPRGFKVPLMPLVPLCSVVALLWLMLNLSALTWIRFVVWLGGGLIIYGLYGRRRSLLADGVPAEVARR from the coding sequence TTGACGCGACGAACAAAACCGCTGGACCAGGCGATCGCCGATACCCACAATCCCGATTCGCGACTCCGGCGAGATCTGACGTGGTGGGACCTCACCGTGTTCGGTGTGTCTGTGGTGATAGGCGTGGGTATCTTCACTCTCACGGCCTCCACGGCGGGCAATGTTGCCGGGCCTGCGATCGCGGTGTCATTCGTCATCGCCGCGGTTGCCTGTGGTCTGGCAGCGATGTGTTACGCCGAATTCGCGTCCGCTGTACCGGTCGCCGGAAGCGCATACACGTTCTCCTACATCGTGTTCGGAGAACTTGTGGCCTGGATTCTCGGCTGGGATCTCATCCTCGAGCTCGTGGTTGCCGCCGCGGTGATTGCCAGAAGTTGGTCCGGATACCTCGGCACGGTGCTTGGAGTCGGTCGGCTCACCACAGACTTCCTCGCGACGCCGATCGATTGGGGCGCAGTTCTGATCGTCGCGGCTGTCACGGCGCTGCTCGCGTTCGGTGCGAAGGTGTCGGCGAAGGTGAGCCTCGTGATCACTGTTGTCAAGGTGTCCGTCGTGGTGCTGGTCATCGTCGTCGGGGCCTTCTACATCCGCGTCGCCAATTACTTCCCTTTCATTCCACCGGCGGAATACACCGGCGACAGGGCAGAGCAGTCGGTGCTGTCCCTGATCACCAACGCGGGCAGTAGCCATTACGGTTGGTATGGTCTGTTGGCCGGCGCCTCGATAGTGTTCTTCTCCTTTATCGGTTTCGACATCGTTGCGACAACGGCCGAGGAAACCCGGCGGCCACAGCGTGACGTTCCCCGCGGCATCCTGGCATCACTGTTGTTCGTTACCGTGCTCTACATCGCCGTGGTCGTTGTGTTGACCGGCATGGTCAAGTACACGACGCTCCGCGCTGCCGGTGATGACGCCAATCTCGCGACAGCGTTCACGGCCAACGGCATGAACTGGACGGCACACATCATTTCGCTCGGCGCGTTGGCCGGCCTGACCACCGTTCAAATCGTGGTTCTGTTCGGTCAAGCCAGACTCCTGCTGGCGATGTCACGCGATGGGTTGATCCCGCGATGGCTTGCCCGAACCAGCCGACGCGGGGCACCCGTGCGGATAACGATGCTCGGCGGAACTGTTGTCGCAGCGGTTGCGGCGCTGTTTCCGATCGAGAGGCTCGCTGAAATGGTCAACATCGGCTCGTTGTTCGCCTTCACGCTGGTCTCGGCGGGGGTGATCTGGTTGCGCCGTGCGCGCCCCGACCTGCCCCGTGGGTTCAAGGTGCCTCTGATGCCATTGGTTCCACTCTGCTCGGTCGTGGCACTCCTATGGCTGATGCTGAACCTGAGCGCGCTGACCTGGATCAGATTTGTCGTGTGGCTGGGCGGTGGGTTGATCATCTACGGGTTGTACGGACGCCGGCGTTCTCTCCTTGCCGATGGCGTCCCCGCCGAAGTCGCCCGCAGGTGA
- a CDS encoding ANTAR domain-containing response regulator: MTQPLTISGARRSTPTGFGTSDEVDEQERLRRQVVQLKEKLASQPVIEQAKGMLMQTFGLCADDAFGVLRVLSQNHNVRLRWVAERVVESWTLRGPRADFQAAADFLLSLADERPGCDPPSRAHE; this comes from the coding sequence ATGACGCAACCGCTCACCATCTCCGGCGCACGCCGGTCCACGCCGACCGGCTTCGGTACATCGGACGAGGTTGACGAGCAGGAGCGCCTCCGTCGGCAAGTGGTGCAGTTGAAGGAAAAGTTGGCCAGCCAACCCGTGATCGAGCAAGCCAAGGGGATGCTCATGCAGACGTTCGGACTGTGCGCCGACGATGCGTTCGGTGTTCTCCGTGTGCTGTCCCAGAACCACAACGTCAGGTTGCGGTGGGTTGCCGAGCGTGTCGTCGAGTCCTGGACGCTTCGCGGCCCCCGTGCCGACTTCCAAGCGGCCGCCGATTTCCTGCTGTCGCTGGCAGATGAACGGCCCGGCTGTGATCCCCCCTCCAGGGCTCACGAGTAG
- a CDS encoding dihydrofolate reductase family protein codes for MTATYTFDVFTSLDGFGGATSEWGGYWGKQGPELLDHRLTMYQKNQRMVFGANTYRTFTALLASGADDVLDPWVTRMRHLPAIVISSSLEEPLDWPDATVVHGDAVDVVARLKEESTVPLRSHGSLSMNRALMAAGLVDFLQVTIFPVITGQTGDDPIWCGAADFDLELVEARTLDDSIQELTYRPRWRPSGVAAMTC; via the coding sequence ATGACCGCCACCTACACCTTCGATGTCTTCACCAGCCTCGACGGCTTCGGCGGCGCCACCAGCGAATGGGGCGGCTACTGGGGCAAGCAGGGTCCCGAACTGCTCGACCATCGTCTCACGATGTACCAGAAGAATCAGCGGATGGTGTTCGGCGCCAACACCTATCGCACGTTTACGGCGCTGCTCGCCTCCGGGGCCGATGACGTGCTCGATCCATGGGTCACCCGCATGCGCCACCTACCGGCGATCGTGATCTCCTCGTCGCTCGAAGAGCCCCTCGACTGGCCGGACGCGACCGTCGTGCACGGGGACGCTGTTGATGTCGTCGCCCGACTCAAGGAGGAGTCCACGGTGCCGCTGCGCTCGCACGGCAGCCTGTCGATGAACCGCGCACTGATGGCCGCCGGTCTGGTCGATTTCCTCCAGGTGACCATCTTCCCCGTCATCACCGGGCAGACCGGTGACGACCCGATCTGGTGTGGCGCAGCGGACTTCGACCTCGAACTGGTCGAGGCCCGCACGCTCGACGACAGCATCCAGGAGCTGACGTATCGGCCGAGGTGGCGACCTTCTGGTGTGGCCGCTATGACTTGTTGA
- a CDS encoding O-succinylhomoserine sulfhydrylase — translation MSKDGLGAPIRMPAALPPNVRPRTIAVRGGIMRSHFEESAEAMYLTSGYVYETAAEAEDAFSGGVDRYVYSRYGNPTISMFEERLRLIEGASACSATATGMAAVFTSLGALLAAGDRLVASRSLFGSCFVVCNEILPRWGVETVFVDGEDLSQWDEALSVPTQAVFFESPSNPMQSLVDIAAVSEMAHAAGAKVVIDNVFATPMLQRPLTLGADVVVYSATKHIDGQGRVLGGAILGDKDYIDGPVQKLMRHTGPTISAFNAWTLLKGLETLPVRVQHSNDSARRIAEYLHRHPCVRWVRYPYLESHPQYSLAKRQMAGGGTVVTFALDGGKDRVFQVLDALRIIDISNNLGDGKTLITHPATTTHRAMGPQGRAAIGLSDGVVRISVGLEDSDDLLADLENALP, via the coding sequence ATGAGCAAGGACGGTCTGGGTGCGCCCATCCGTATGCCTGCGGCACTTCCGCCGAATGTCCGACCGCGGACCATCGCCGTGCGCGGTGGGATTATGCGCTCCCATTTCGAAGAGAGCGCCGAGGCAATGTATTTGACGTCGGGTTACGTGTACGAGACTGCCGCCGAGGCGGAGGACGCGTTCTCCGGCGGGGTCGACCGCTACGTGTACTCCCGGTACGGCAATCCAACGATATCGATGTTCGAGGAGCGCCTCCGGCTCATCGAGGGAGCATCCGCATGTTCAGCGACGGCCACCGGGATGGCGGCGGTCTTCACATCGTTGGGCGCACTGTTGGCAGCCGGGGACCGGTTGGTGGCCTCACGCAGCCTGTTCGGGTCGTGTTTTGTGGTTTGCAATGAGATTCTGCCTCGTTGGGGCGTCGAAACAGTCTTCGTTGACGGCGAAGACCTCTCACAGTGGGATGAAGCATTGTCTGTCCCCACTCAAGCGGTATTTTTCGAATCGCCGTCGAACCCCATGCAGTCGCTGGTCGATATTGCGGCAGTCTCGGAAATGGCACACGCGGCCGGGGCGAAAGTGGTGATAGACAATGTATTCGCTACTCCAATGCTCCAGAGGCCGCTCACACTCGGTGCCGACGTGGTGGTGTACTCGGCGACCAAGCACATTGACGGCCAAGGCCGTGTACTGGGCGGCGCGATCCTGGGCGACAAGGATTACATCGACGGCCCCGTACAGAAACTGATGCGGCACACCGGTCCTACGATCAGCGCCTTCAACGCGTGGACGTTGTTGAAGGGCCTGGAAACCCTGCCCGTCCGGGTGCAGCACAGCAACGACTCGGCGCGTCGCATTGCGGAGTACCTCCACAGGCACCCGTGTGTGCGATGGGTGCGCTATCCATACCTGGAATCGCATCCCCAGTACAGCCTGGCGAAGCGCCAAATGGCGGGCGGCGGAACCGTGGTCACCTTCGCGTTGGACGGTGGCAAAGATCGCGTGTTTCAAGTCCTCGACGCACTACGAATCATCGACATCTCTAACAACCTCGGTGACGGGAAGACGTTGATCACTCATCCGGCTACCACGACCCACCGCGCGATGGGCCCGCAGGGTCGTGCCGCTATCGGACTGTCCGACGGCGTGGTGAGGATTTCAGTGGGACTCGAGGACTCCGACGATCTGCTGGCCGATCTGGAGAACGCGCTGCCCTAG
- a CDS encoding MBL fold metallo-hydrolase, translating to MSDIVIDPLTAQGAGYQRTRVGDLVVTTLYDGALPIFSADMHGETPDRIAALLSDAFLPPEGELQTAVNVFMFERQGRVVLIDAGAGTSLGPGTGHLVESLSAAGANPADIDDILITHLHPDHVYGLTAQDQAVFPNALVHVADLDLRHWIHSTFPDDATDVQLSIRGWAAEALEPYRKESRLHIFDYGDHPVPGVTAIDLHGHTPGHAGFLVEAGGPQVLFWGDTVHSHAVQLRMPHVAMDIDSDRDQAKMSRQRILDEVSAQRWAVGAAHLPFPGIGNVTYRAGEYIWVPTPYRPMELT from the coding sequence ATGAGCGACATTGTGATCGATCCGCTGACGGCCCAAGGTGCCGGATATCAACGCACGCGCGTCGGTGACCTCGTTGTGACCACTCTCTACGACGGGGCGTTGCCGATTTTCTCGGCTGACATGCACGGGGAGACTCCCGATCGGATCGCCGCCCTGCTGTCCGATGCTTTCCTCCCTCCGGAGGGAGAATTGCAGACGGCAGTCAACGTCTTCATGTTCGAGCGGCAGGGCCGAGTCGTGCTCATCGATGCAGGGGCAGGCACGTCCTTGGGCCCGGGCACAGGGCACCTGGTCGAAAGCCTCTCGGCGGCCGGAGCAAACCCCGCCGACATCGACGACATCCTGATCACCCATCTTCACCCCGATCACGTCTATGGCCTCACTGCGCAAGACCAAGCCGTCTTCCCGAATGCGCTGGTGCACGTAGCCGACCTGGATCTCCGGCACTGGATCCACAGCACCTTCCCGGACGACGCGACCGACGTGCAGTTGAGCATCCGTGGGTGGGCGGCCGAGGCGCTAGAGCCGTACCGCAAGGAAAGCCGCTTGCACATCTTCGACTATGGCGATCACCCGGTTCCCGGCGTGACGGCAATCGATCTGCATGGCCACACACCCGGGCATGCCGGATTCCTCGTCGAGGCAGGCGGTCCGCAGGTGCTCTTCTGGGGGGATACCGTTCACAGCCACGCTGTCCAGTTGCGGATGCCCCATGTCGCGATGGACATCGACAGCGACCGCGATCAGGCCAAGATGTCGCGGCAACGCATTCTCGACGAAGTGTCGGCGCAACGCTGGGCTGTCGGTGCGGCTCACCTACCGTTCCCCGGTATCGGCAACGTCACATACCGGGCAGGCGAGTATATCTGGGTTCCCACCCCTTACCGGCCGATGGAGCTGACATGA
- a CDS encoding MarR family winged helix-turn-helix transcriptional regulator — MSGTGNGGVTSDQVESVMRAARALVGITAASISTVDDVVTVPQLRVMMMIATRGAMNLAGVAEALQVSPSNASRICDRLLKVGMIDRRDDPADRRNIALTLTAEGQALIDRVVRHRRSAIRRILRQMSPERRELLAAVIEEFATAAGEPREEHRHALI; from the coding sequence ATGTCCGGTACGGGCAACGGCGGTGTGACAAGCGATCAGGTCGAGTCGGTCATGCGGGCGGCGCGTGCCCTTGTCGGCATCACGGCGGCATCGATCTCCACTGTCGACGATGTCGTCACCGTGCCTCAGTTACGCGTGATGATGATGATCGCCACTCGTGGTGCGATGAACCTGGCCGGGGTGGCAGAGGCCCTTCAGGTCAGCCCCTCCAACGCCAGCCGAATCTGTGACCGATTGCTCAAGGTCGGCATGATCGACCGGCGCGATGACCCGGCCGACCGTCGCAATATCGCGCTCACACTGACAGCAGAAGGCCAGGCTCTGATCGATCGCGTGGTTCGCCACCGTCGTAGTGCCATCCGGCGGATCCTGCGGCAGATGTCACCGGAGCGGCGCGAATTGCTCGCAGCAGTCATCGAGGAGTTCGCGACAGCCGCCGGCGAACCGCGCGAAGAGCACCGCCACGCGCTGATCTAG